The following coding sequences lie in one Cryptococcus neoformans var. neoformans B-3501A chromosome 2, whole genome shotgun sequence genomic window:
- a CDS encoding hypothetical protein (HMMPfam hit to Hydrolase, haloacid dehalogenase-like hydrolase, score: 47.9, E(): 2.7e-11) yields MTIDIEKTAPPFLKTLEEYRQLVDSADTFLFDCDGVLFLGTQLTENAKVLLDMLRSSGKKVIFVTNNSTKSRRQLKAHFDSLGLDASLEECFGSAYASAVYLSEVLKFPKDKKVYVFGHEGIEEELDEVGIAHIGGSDPEDREFTPPIDYSHYSPDPSVGAVLCGADNWINWKKITKAVIYLHNPECRLILTNPDATFPIGGSLFPAAGSMSAPIVYAAKQTPIVIGKPSKTMMDAVIAHHHINPARTIMIGDNLHTDIEFGINSGIRTLLVMGGVTKYEYIYGENPSPVVPTYVINRAGDLAALSKQ; encoded by the exons ATGACTATAGACATTGAAAAAACCGCACCACCTTTCCTCAAAACCCTCGAGGAATACCGACAACTCGTCGACTCGGCTGATACTTTCCTCTTCGATTGCGATGGGGTCCTCTTCTTGGGTACCCAGTTGACTGAAAATGCCAAGGTTTTGCTTGATATGCTGAGATCTAGCG GTAAAAAGGTCATCTTCGTGACTAACAATTCAACCAAGTCAAGAAGGCAACTTAAAGCCCACTTTGACAGCCTTGGTTTGGACGCTTCTCTT GAGGAGTGCTTCGGCTCGGCATATGCATCGGCCGTGTACCTATCCGAGGTATTGAAATTCCCCAAGGATAAGAAAGTCTACGTTTTTGGACATGAAGgtattgaagaagaacttgACGAAGTGGGGATTGCACATATTGGAGGATCT GATCCCGAAGACCGAGAATTTACCCCTCCTATCGATTACTCTCACTATTCACCTGATCCTTCAGTCGGTGCTGTGTTATGTGGTGCGGACAACTGGATAA actggaagaagatcaccAAAGCTGTGATATACTTGCATAACCCCGAGTGTCGGCTCATCCTTACAAACCCCGACGCTACCTTCCCTATTGGTGgctctcttttccctg CCGCCGGATCCATGTCTGCACCAATTGTGTACGCCGCCAAACAGACTCCCATCGTCATTGGTAAGCCTAGCAAGACTATGATGGATGCTGTAATCGCCCA CCATCACATCAACCCAGCCCGAACCATCATGATCGGCGACAACCTCCACACCGATATTGAATTCGGTATAAATAGTGGTATTAGGACATTGCTCGTCATGGGCGGGGTTACTAAGTATGAGTACATTTATGGAGAAAACCCCAGTCCTGTCGTTCCTACCTATGTGATCAATCGGGCGGGTGACCTTGCTGCTTTGTCTAAGCAATAA
- a CDS encoding hypothetical protein (Match to ESTs gb|CF186500.1|CF186500, gb|CF193443.1|CF193443, gb|CF189440.1|CF189440; HMMPfam hit to Flavodoxin_1, Flavodoxin, score: 51.6, E(): 2.1e-12) — translation MSTKPVIAVIYYSTYGHIATLAEEVIKGLESTGAIVKPYVIQETLSEEILKKMHAGSSLKPKYPIITPDDLKELDGFILGCPTRYGGVPAQVATFFDQTGQLWATGALVGKFVSMFTSTAGQHSGQEATTLTTFPFFAHHGLTYVPIGYSNPLISGVEVVNGGSPYGASCIANADGSRKPSAVELEIAEHQGKYFGNFVGTFVKGRSAAAAPATTTAAASQVPQKVSEKEGYAVGDETAAAGGAAPALANTGVANVATEKTAEPAAAALVADETAAAEPAPAAETTTAAEPAPAAEATPAATTAAATPATAEKPSQTKPAASAAPKKKGFFSCCGDSNID, via the exons AT GTCCACCAAGCCTGTCATTGCTGTTATCTACTACTCGACCTATGGTCACATCGCTACCCTCGCTGAGGAGGTTATCAAGGGCCTCGAGTCTACCGGTGCCATCGTCAAGCCCTATGTCAT ACAGGAGACTCTTTCCGAAgagattttgaagaagatgcacGCGGGCTCTTCCCTCAAGCCCAAGTATCCTATCATCACCCCTGACGACCTCAAGGAACTTGACGGTTTCATCCTTGGTTGCCCTACCAG GTACGGCGGTGTTCCTGCCCAGGTTGCTACCTTCTTCGATCAAACCGGTCAGCTCTGGGCTACTGGTGCCCTCGTCGGCAAGTTTGTGTCCATGTTCACTTCTACTGCCGGTCAGCACTCTGGTCAGGAG GCCACTACCTTGACaaccttccccttctttgctCACC ACGGCT TGACTTACGTTCCCATCG GTTATTCCAACCCCCTAATCTCTGGAGTTGAGGTAGTGAACGGAG GCTCACCATACGGCGCGAGCTGCATTGCCAACGCCGACGGAAGCCGAAAGCCTTCTGCTGTTGAGCTCGAAATCGCTGAGCACCAGGGAAAGTACTTCGGTAACTTTGTCGGTACCTTTGTCAAGGGAAGGAGCGCTGC CGCTGCCCCTGCTACTACCACCGCCGCTGCTAGCCAAGTTCCTCAAAAAGTCTCCGAAAAGGAGGGTTACGCTGTCGGTGACGAGACCGCTGCCGCTGGCGGCGCTGCTCCCGCCCTCGCCAATACTGGTGTTGCGAACGTCGCCACCGAGAAGACCGCTGAACCTGCCGCAGCTGCTCTTGTAGCCGACGAGACCGCCGCTGCCGAGCCTGCTCCTGCCGCTGAGACTACCACTGCTGCTGAACCCGCTCCTGCTGCTGAAGCCACGCCCGCGGCTAccactgctgctgccaccCCTGCTACCGCTGAAAAGCCTTCTCAAACCAAGCCTGCTGCCTCCGCTGCTCCTAAAAAGAAGggcttcttctcttgttGTGGTGACTCTAACATTGATTAA
- a CDS encoding hypothetical protein (HMMPfam hit to GHMP_kinases, GHMP kinases putative ATP-binding protein, score: 83.7, E(): 4.6e-22), whose product MSAKVPITVFNSLQEIYPSASAVLREGQRWNTLLTRFQERFGETPTYIVRAPGRVNVLGEHIDYSLFPVLPAAIEQDILFALRPTRPVAGSNPTVRLENYDKKYSYPGCSFSLVPGENGWDVGLNAGGGWDKYVRAALLECLDELFPVGKGGGKQEAVGMDVLVSGSIPPGSGLSSSAAMVVGSVIMFLVANNLAAGKTKEDVVQLAINSEHRMGLRTGGMDQSVSALALPNNLLHLSFHPGLLPAPLPLPGNVSLVITNSLAPHSLTDSAPEEYNLRVIEILIATRLILHHWKLESQFYGNPRPWLREVLGAWVGEKGHMGWEKEGEVTEKALGDIEWIKRDGGWTREEMIKYSGMDEEEFKKSYLDFLEIRAEKFHLYERLHHTLTESLRVHKFVHLCQSISTSDPLPPSSDTPLPTANDILSQLGKLFDASHASMRDTYDCTHPLVDSLQELCLKSGAIGSRMTGGGWGGSVVSLVESSQVPEFLEKVRKGYEKYGDLEDEEWVEVGFATMPGHGAGVYVVENGIRVENGAA is encoded by the exons ATGTCTGCCAAGGTCCCCATCACCGTCTTCAACTCTCTGCAAGAAATATATCCATCTGCTTCGGCCGTTCTTCGCGAAGG ACAACGATGGAACACTCTTCTCACCCGGTTCCAAGAACGCTTTGGCGAGACTCCAACCTACATCGTTCGTGCTCCTGGACGGGTCAATGTACTTGGAGAGCACATCGATTACTCTCTTTTC CCCGTACTTCCTGCAGCTATTGAGCAAGATATTCTTTTCGCTCTTCGCCCTACGCGTCCTGTTGCCGGTTCGAATCCAACAGTACGGTTAGAAAACTATGACAAGAAGTACAGTTACCCAGGCTGCTCTTTCTCACTTGTCCCTGGAGAAAATGGATGGGACGTAGGTCTTAACGCCGGAGGAGGGTGGGACAAGTACGTTAGGGCTGCTTTATTGGAGTGCTTGGATGAGCTTTTCCCTGTTGGCAAAGGGGGTGGGAAACAAGAGGCAGTAGGGATGGATGTGCTTGTTTCTGGGAGTATACCTCCTGGCTCTGGCTTGAGT AGCTCCGCAGCAATGGTCGTTGGCTCCGTCATCATGTTCCTAGTTGCCAACAATTTGGCGGCAGGTAAAACGAAAGAGGATGTTGTACAACTCGCCATCAATTCCGAGCATCGCATGGGCTTGCGCACAGGTGGCATGGACCAATCTGTCTCTGCTCTTGCTTTGCCCAACAACCTGTTACACCTCTCTTTTCACCCAGGCTTGCTGCCTGCACCTTTACCTCTTCCCGGCAATGTATCGTTGGTCATCACAAACTCCCTTGCCCCGCATTCTTTGACAGACTCTGCGCCGGAAGAGTACAATTTGCGAGTCATTGAGATCCTCATCGCCACCCGTCTCATCTTACATCACTGGAAGTTAGAGTCACAGTTCTACGGCAACCCTAGACCATGGTTAAGAGAAGTCTTGGGCGCTTGGGTGGGTGAGAAGGGTCATATgggatgggaaaaggaaggagaggtgaCGGAAAAGGCTCTTGGTGACATTGAATGGAtcaagagagatggagggTGGACcagggaagagatgatcAAGTATTCGGGcatggacgaagaagagtttAAGAAGAGTTACCTCGACTTCCTCGAGA TTCGAGCAGAAAAGTTCCACCTCTATGAACGCTTGCATCATACCCTCACCGAATCTTTGCGCGTTCACAAATTCGTGCACCTCTGCCAATCCATCTCCACTTCCGACCCTCtccctccatcttctgaTACGCCTCTACCTACAGCAAACGACATCCTCAGCCAACTGGGCAAGTTATTTGATGCATCTCACGCTTCCATGCGAGATACATATGACTGCACCCACCCTCTCGTGGATTCGCTGCAAGAGCTGTGCTTAAAAAGTGGAGCAATTGGTTCCAGGATGACGGGTGGGGGATGGGGTGGGTCAGTGGTCAGCCTTGTGGAAAGCTCACAAGTGCCCGAGTTTTTGGAAAAAGTCAGAAAAGGATATGAAAAATATGGcgatttggaggatgaagaatgggTAGAGGTTGGTTTTGCTACAATGCCGGGCCATGGAGCTGGAG TGTATGTTGTGGAGAATGGGATTAGAGTGGAAAATGGGGCAGCATAA
- a CDS encoding hypothetical protein (Match to ESTs gb|CF192862.1|CF192862, gb|CF192462.1|CF192462, gb|CF187364.1|CF187364; HMMPfam hit to DnaJ, DnaJ domain, score: 111.9, E(): 1.5e-30; HMMPfam hit to DnaJ_C, DnaJ C terminal region, score: 65.5, E(): 1.4e-16; HMMPfam hit to DnaJ_CXXCXGXG, DnaJ central domain (4 repeats), score: 112.2, E(): 1.2e-30), which produces MVKETKYYDLLGVKPDADANDIKKAYRKSALRHHPDKGGDPELFKEMTHAYEVLSDDQQRSLYDQLGEAGLKEGGMGGGVDPQDLFSQLFGGGGGFFGGGGGGRSSGPRRGRDLVHRISVSLEDLYKGKVQKLALSKSVICKTCDGRGGKQGAVQTCTGCQGRGVKVMLRQLGPMMQQIQQPCTECEGTGEMMNPKDRCKTCSGKKTNQERKVLEVHIDKGMKGGQQIKFAGESDQQPGTIPGDVIIVIEEKPHPRFERKGDDLFYNAKIDLLTALAGGDFAIEHLDEHALHVTIVPGEVIKPDALKIISGQGMPSYRHHELGDLYVRLTVEFPNTIPVENIPLLEKALPARKALPKFNKKIHIDEVVLSEPNERHAKNAATGEDEEMDDEDDDGRPGVQCAQQ; this is translated from the exons ATGGTTAAGGAAAC TAAATACTACGATCTCCTCGGTGTCAAGCCTGACGCTGATGCCAACGACATCAAAAAGGCCTACCGGAAAAG CGCTTTGAGGCACCATCCCGACAAGGGCGGTGACCCCGAGCTTTTCAAGGAGATGACCCATGC TTACGAAGTTCTTTCCGACGACCAGCAACGATCTCTCTACGACCAGCTCGGTGAAGCCGGTCTCAAGGAAGGTGGCATGGGCGGTGGCGTTGATCCTCAAGATCTTTTCAGCCAGCTGTTcggtggcggtggtggtttcttcggtggtggtg GTGGCGGACGAAGCAGCGGTCCCCGACGTGGCCGAGACCTCGTTCACCGAATCTCCGTTTCCCTTGAAGACCTCTACAAGGGCAAGGTCCAGAAGCTCGCTCTTTCCAAGTCTGTTATCTGTAAGACCTGTGATGGCCGAGGTGGCAAGCAGGGCGCTGTTCAGACCTGTACCGGCTGTCAAGGTCGAGGTGTCAAGGTCATGCTCCGTCAGCTTGGCCCTATGATGCAGCAAATCCAGCAACCCTGTACCGAGTGTGAGGGTACTGGTGAGATGATGAACCCCAAGGACAGATGTAAGACCTGTAGCGGCAAGAAGACCAATCAGGAAAGGAAGGTGCTTGAGGTTCACATCGACAAGGGTATGAAGGGTGGTCAGCAAATCAAATTTGCTGGCGAATCCGACCAACAACCTGGTACCATTCCTGGTGATGTTATTATCGTTATTGAGGAGAAGCCTCACCCTCGATTcgagaggaagggtgaCGATTTGTTCTACAACGCCAAGATTGACCTCCTCACTGCTTTGGCTGGTGGTGACTTTGCCATTGAGCACCTTGATGAGCATGCTTTGCACGTCACCATTGTCCCTGGAGAGGTTATCAAGCCTG ACGCGCTCAAGATTATCTCCGGCCAGGGTATGCCTTCTTACCGACACCATGAGCTCGGTGACCTTTATGTCCGTCTCACTGTCGAATTCCCCAACACTATTCCGGTTGAGAACATCCCGTTGCTCGAGAAGGCCCTCCCCGCGCGCAAGGCATTGCCCAAGTTCAATAAGAAGATTCACATCGACGAGGTTGTGCTTTCCGAGCCCAACGAGAGGCATGCGAAGAATGCGGCGACTggtgaggacgaggagatggatgatgaagacgatgatggaAGGCCTGGTGTGCAGTGCGCGCAGC AGTAA
- a CDS encoding hypothetical protein (HMMPfam hit to Proteasome, Proteasome A-type and B-type, score: 233.8, E(): 3e-67), with protein sequence MSAPGGGGAYSFSLTTFSPSGKLVQIEHALAAVAGGTTSLGIKATNGVVIATEKKSPSILLDTSALEKVAPICPNIGFVYSGMGPDFRVLVAKARKIAQAYWKVYGEYPPTKVLVQEVAAVMQKATQSGGVRPYGISVLIAGWDSHRGQSLWQIDPSGSYWAWKASAIGKNMVNGKTFLEKRYNDDLSLEDAIHTALLTLKEGFEGQMTEQTIEIGIVTCPTPEQMQEKPGERLPPTFRKLTEQEVKDYLSL encoded by the exons ATGTCTGCTCccggtggtggtggtgcttACTC ATTTTCCCTTAcaaccttctccccttccgGTAAACTCGTGCAAATAGAACACGcccttgctgctgttgccgGTGGGACTACTTCTTTGGGTATCAAGG CTACCAATGGTGTTGTGATCGCCACCGAGAAAAAGTCtccctccatcctcctcgacaCCTCTGCTCTTGAGAAGGTTGCCCCGATTTGCCCCAATATCGGCTTCGTTTACTCTGGTATGGGCCCTGATTTTAGGGTGCTTGTCGCCAAAGCTAGGAAGATTGCGCAAGCATATTGGAAGGTGTATGGAGAGTATCCTCCCACAAAGGTCTTGGTGCAGGAGGTGGCTGCTGTTATGCAAAAGGCGACTCAGTCTGG TGGTGTGAGGCCGTACGGTATTTCTGTGCTTATTGCTGGATGGGATTCCCACAGGGGTCAGTCCTTATGGCAAATTGACCCTTCAGGATCTTATTGGGCATGGAAGGCGAGTGCGATCGGGAAAAACATGGTGAACGGCAAGACTTTCTTGGAGAAGCG ATACAACGATGATCTTTCCCTCGAAGATGCCATCCATACTGCTCTCCTCACTCTCAAAGAGGGCTTTGAAGGCCAAATGACAGAACAAACTATCGAAATTGGTATTGTAACATGTCCTACGCCCGAGCAGATGCAGGAAAAGCCTGGGGAGAGGTTGCCTCCTACATTTAGGAAGTTGACTGAACAGGAAGTAAAGGATTACCTTTCGTTGTAG
- a CDS encoding hypothetical protein (HMMPfam hit to WD40, WD domain, G-beta repeat, score: 197.5, E(): 2.6e-56) yields the protein MLNEIQKKSWVTSPQDQQKGKMRITPEYISVGANRSSSCAACSSSGLLFFGAGQFIALWDSSSNRGVHATLPGHKGQVTTVKLLPDGRLVSGDNIGEIRVWNSVKGDDEWECVMSWEAHRGGSISAIGVLASRGSLDDMIITGGSDSLIKRWKIADKPEEIQKIDLGGKLPLDLEVGYLPGSEAPILALGCTDRRIQIWTIRDGSFTRALSLEGHEDWVRCLSFTPYPSASSSSQDLLLASGSQDNFIRLWRVSPIEQEVASPSAGDEGLEMLDEFEKRLAGEAGGNVQISTKAHILGVQDGEKNLRFNITLEALLVGHESGLTNVHWSPTPTSSSPTPLLLSTASDNSLIIWSPSSTSTSADGIWVPTNRFGAIGGRGLSFYGAIWGKEGKSVMAGGWNGGWEKWVESEQGWDVQRGLTGHHGSVETVCWDPRGEYLLSVASDQTARIHAECNLPSSSTSIWAEIARPQIHGYDMTDASFISPLRFVSGADEKVARVFDAPQGFVESLRSLGISKREAEEESRPKGATVPPLGLSNRALQKAPVAGDAVEKQGQNEAIISISHTFTSLPTEEELATSTLWPEVEKIYGHGYELVCAAASHAGDLIATASKATNAEHAVIRVISASKWELVGEPLAGHSLTITSVSFSRDDKRILSCSRDRGWRVFERKEDGEGYFPLAGDEKAHARMVLDACWADERNDMFATASRDKTVKIWTSAVADGSQWAAAETIKLTVASTAVAMINDGSDGYLLAVGKESGSIEVFTVAVNRDGVKSDLLSTFDRRVSHVSAVNKLAWRNVEGVLSLASCSDDRSVRVYKVEL from the exons ATGCTCAACGAAATTCAAAAAAAGTCTTGGGTAACATCTCCACAAGATCAACAAAAGGGCAAGATGAGAATCACCCCAGAGTATATATCGGTTGGCGCAAAtcgttcttcctcttgcgCCGCTTGCTCCTCATCCGGtttgctcttctttggtGCCGGCCAGTTCATCGCACTTTGGGATTCATCGTCAAATCGAGGAGTCCACGCAACGCTCCCGGGGCACAAAGGCCAGGTCACAACCGTCAAACTCCTGCCAGATGGGAGACTCGTTAGCGGCGATAACATTGGTGAAATAAGAGTATGGAATTCTGTAAAGGGTGATGACGAGTGGGAATGTGTGATGAGCTGGGAAGCCCACAGAGGAGGGTCGATTTCTGCCATCGGCGTCCTTGCTTCAAGAGGGAGCCTAGATGACATGATTATCACCGGTGGGTCAGACAGTCTGATCAAAAGGTGGAAAATAGCGGATAAGCCAGAGGAGATTCAGAAAATCGATCTGGGAGGCAAGCTGCCATTGGATTTGGAAGTTGGTTACTTGCCTGGATCTGAAG CCCCAATACTCGCCTTGGGCTGTACTGACCGCCGTATTCAAATATGGACCATTCGAGACGGCTCATTTACCCGCGCTCTTTCTCTAGAAGGCCATGAAGACTGGGTCCGTTGTCTCTCCTTCACACCTTACCCTTCcgcatcctcttcctcccaggATTTACTTTTGGCTTCTGGGTCCCAAGATAATTTTATCCGATTATGGCGTGTCTCGCCCATCGAGCAAGAAGTTGCTAGTCCAAGTGCCGGAGATGAGGGTCTTGAGATGCTTGACgagtttgaaaaaaggCTTGCGGGCGAGGCCGGTGGAAACGTGCAAATATCAACCAAGGCCCATATCCTCGGTGTTCAAGATGGTGAGAAAAATTTACGGTTCAACATCACTCTTGAAGCTTTGCTCGTTGGTCATGAGTCTGGTCTTACCAATGTCCACTGGTCCCCTACTcccacatcatcttcccccacacccctccttctctcgacCGCCTCCGACAACTCTCTCATAATCTGGAGCCCGTCAAGTACGTCAACTTCTGCAGACGGCATCTGGGTACCTACGAACCGATTTGGTGCGATCGGTGGTAGAGGTCTGTCGTTCTATGGCGCGATCTGGggcaaggaaggcaagagTGTCATGGCTGGTGGGTGGaatggaggatgggaaaagTGGGTTGAGTCAGAACAAGGATGGGATGTCCAAAGAGGTTTGACCGGACATCATGGCAGTGTCGAAACTGTTTGTTGGGATCCCAGAGGGGAGTACCTTTTGTCTGTTGC CTCCGATCAAACAGCACGTATCCATGCTGAATGCAATctgccttcctcttccacgtcTATCTGGGCCGAAATCGCTCGCCCTCAAATCCACGGTTACGACATGACAGATGCCTCATTTATCTCCCCTCTTCGTTTTGTTAGCGGTGCAGATGAAAAGGTTGCTCGAGTGTTTGATGCGCCCCAAGGTTTCGTCGAGTCATTAAGGTCTCTAGGTATCAGTAAGAGggaagcagaggaggaaagcagACCTAAGGGAGCTACCGTCCCGCCTCTGGGGCTGTCAAATCGAGCGTTGCAGAAAG CTCCTGTCGCCGGAGATGCTGTCGAAAAGCAAGGTCAAAATGAAGCTATtatttccatctctcatACTTTCACATCTCTCCCtacggaagaagaactggcTACCTCAACCCTCTGGCCCGAGGTCGAAAAAATCTATGGCCACGGTTACGAACTCGTCTGTGCAGCTGCTTCTCATGCCGGAGACCTTATTGCGACAGCATCCAAGGCCACTAATGCCGAACACGCTGTGATCCGAGTAATATCAGCCTCCAAGTGGGAGCTAGTTGGTGAACCACTGGCGGGTCACTCTTTGACAATCACGAGCGTTTCTTTCAGTAGGGATGACAAGAGAATTTTGAGCTGTTCTAGGGAtcgaggatggagagtgtttgagagaaaagaggatggggaaggtTATTTCCCTCTTGCGGGAGACGAAAAGGCGCACGCGAGGATGGTCTTGGACGCATGCTGGGCAGACGAGAGAAATGACATGTTCGCGACCGCATCCAGGGATAAGACT GTTAAAATTTGGACTTCAGCAGTAGCAGATGGCTCTCAATGGGCTGCAGCTGAAACAATCAAATTAACTGTAGCTTCTACAGCGGTGGCCATGATTAATGACGGTTCTGACGGCTATCTGTTGGCTGTTGGAAAGGAGAGCGGCTCTATCGAAGTCTTCACTGTAGCTGTGAACCGGGATGGGGTAAAGAGTGATCTACTCTCTACTTTCGATCGTCG AGTATCACATGTGAGCGCAGTGAATAAACTTGCATGGAGGAACGTCGAGGGTGTTTTGAGCTTGGCGAGTTGCAGTGATGATCGAAGTGTCCGCGTATACAAGGTCGAGTTATAA
- a CDS encoding hypothetical protein (Match to EST gb|CF184466.1|CF184466; HMMPfam hit to ALA_synthase, Aminolevulinic acid synthase domain, score: 152.1, E(): 1.2e-42; HMMPfam hit to Aminotran_1_2, Aminotransferase class I and II, score: 233.0, E(): 5.2e-67), with protein sequence MQVTSLLRFSGVCPFLGHSTPSSLRAMANTANSSVSALTATAMTCPMMGPKLASISAARTYASVAGAKEVQELHQNKNVTIDSTTTGAAAKCPHAKAARDVAVDAHRKAAAAGTFNYQGFYETELEKKHKDKSYRYFNNINRLAAKFPVAHTANTKDEVDVWCANDYLGMSRNPVVVGTMKRTLDRYGSGAGGTRNIAGNGALHLALEDEIASLHRKEAALVFSSCYVANDACLATIGAKLPGCVIFSDASNHASMIQGIRHSGAKKVIWKHNDLADLEAKLKTVPKEVPKIIAFESVYSMCGSVAPIEAICDLADKYGALTFLDEVHAIGMYGPNGAGVAEHLDFEAHHATRHSPEPVKGSVMDRIDIITATLGKAYGVVGGYIAGSADFVDVVRSYAPGFIFTTSLPPAIVAGAQASIAYQREFMGDRRLQQLNTREVKRQFNQLDIPVVPNPSHIIPVLVGDAALAKEASDMLLAKHKIYVQSINYPTVPVGEERLRITPTPGHTTEQIAHLVSSIDNVFNTLGLKRIREWKAAGGRAGVGMPNASAIEPVWSDKQLGLTDGSAPVALQQGAKSVVRDEAVEVAQKKLTHLLGADAGPALKVASL encoded by the exons ATGCAAGTTACCTCGCTTCTGCGATTTTCCGGCGTTTGCCCCTTTTTGGGCCACTCCACCCCATCCTCGCTCCGAGCTATGGCAAACACCGCCAATAGCAGTGTCTCTGCTCTCACCGCTACCGCCATGACCTGCCCTATGATGGGCCCGAAGcttgcttccatctctgccGCTAGAACCTACGCCAGTGTTGCCGGTGCCAAGGAGGTTCAAGAGTTGCACCAG AACAAAAATGTCACTATCGACTCCACCACTACTGGTGCGGCTGCCAAGTGCCCTCACGCCAAGGCTGCCCGTGATGTCGCCGTCGATGCTCATCGCAAGGCTGCCGCCGCTGGCACTTTCAACTATCAAGGGTTTTACGAAACTGAGTTGGAGAAAAAGCACAAGGACAA GTCCTACCGTTACTTCAACAACATCAACCGGCTTGCTGCCAAGTTCCCGGTTGCTCACACTGCAAACACCAAGGACGAGGTGGATGTTTGGTGTGCGAATGATTATTTGGGTATGAGTAGGAATCCCGTCGTTGTTGGGACTATGAA ACGTACTCTTGACCGTTATGGCTCCGGTGCTGGTGGTACAAGGAACATTGCCGGTAACGGCGCCCTTCATCTCGCCCTTGAAGACGAGATAGCTTCTCTCCACCGAAAAGAAGCCGCCCTTGTGTTTTCGTCTTGCTACGTCGCCAATGATGCCTGCCTTGCCACCATCGGTGCCAAGCTTCCCGGCTGTGTCATCTTCTCCGACGCAAGCAACCACGCTTCTATGATCCAAGGTATCCGCCACTCTGGCGCTAAAAAGGTCATCTGGAAGCACAATGACTTGGCTGACCTTGAGGCCAAGCTCAAGACTGTACCCAAAGAAGTTCCCAAGATCATTGCTTTTGAGAGTGTCTACTCCATGTGCGGTAGTGTCGCTCCCATCGAAGCTATCTGTGATCTTGCAGACAAATACGGCGCCCTCACATTCCTTGATGAAGTGCATGCCATCGGCATGTACGGTCCCAACGGTGCTGGTGTTGCTGAACACCTTGACTTTGAGGCTCACCACGCCACCCGTCACTCCCCTGAGCCCGTGAAGGGCAGCGTCATGGACCGAATCGATATCATTACTGCCACTCTTGGTAAAGCCTACGGTGTTGTTGGTGGTTACATTGCCGGTTCTGCCGACTTTGTCGATGTCGTTCGGTCTTACGCCCCtggcttcatcttcaccacttctcttcctcctgccaTCGTCGCCGGTGCTCAAGCGTCCATCGCTTACCAGCGAGAGTTCATGGGAGACCGTCGTCTCCAACAGCTCAACACCCGTGAAGTCAAGCGTCAATTCAACCAACTTGACATCCCTGTCGTGCCCAACCCCTCTCACATCATCCCTGTACTTGTCGGTGACGCAGCCCTCGCCAAGGAGGCTTCCGACATGCTTCTCGCCAAGCACAAGATCTACGTTCAATCCATCAACTATCCCACTGTCCCTGTTGGTGAGGAGCGCTTGCGTATCACTCCCACTCCCGGTCACACTACCGAGCAGATTGCCCACCTTGTCTCCTCTATTGACAACGTTTTCAATACTCTTGGCTTGAAGCGTATTAGGGAGTGGAAGGCCGCCGGCGGCCGCGCTGGTGTCGGAATGCCCAACGCTTCCGCGATTGAGCCCGTCTGGTCTGACAAGCAGCTCGGCTTGACGGATGGTTCCGCCCCTGTTGCTCTTCAGCAAGGTGCTAAGAGCGTTGTCAGGGATGAAGCCGTCGAGGTCGCTCAGAAGAAGttgactcaccttcttgGTGCCGATGCCGGTCCTGCCTTGAAGGTTGCTTCTCTTTAA